The Impatiens glandulifera unplaced genomic scaffold, dImpGla2.1, whole genome shotgun sequence genome segment TCCAAACAGGAATTGGTAATGGGAATAGCATCCTAGAAGGCCTTTGGTGCTCAATTTTGATTTGCTGTCAAGTTAAATATTCACTAAAGAACTTCATGATGTCCTTGTTCATTCCTTGACATCAATATAACATTTGCAAATCTTTGAACATCTTGGTACTACCTGGATGAATAGAGTAGGATGTTGTATTCGCCTTATCCATTACTTACTGACTCAATGAATCCACAGATGATACCCAAAACCTGTCTTTGTAATACACCAGattgtttttagttttatataatgAGGTGcctttcttctcatctctttGCCTCCATGTGGTTAGTTAAGGATCTTGAGCCTATCCCAACCGAATTATATATAGCAGGTCCGAAACAATTGCTAATGTCGCCAAAATACACTCTTGTTGTTGCTCTATCACAACTAGGTTCAGCCTTTCGAATTCCAGAATTAAGCTTGATTGTGTAGTAAGTTTATTTAAGGTGCTTGATTCACGACTTAGTGCATCTTCTACAACGTTGGCTTTCCCTAGTTGATAGATGATTTTGCAGCCATAGTCTTTAACAAACTCTAACTAGTGCATCTGCCTCATGTTGAGCTCTTTCTGGGTGATTAAATATTTCAGGCTTTGGTGATTGGTGAAGATTTGACACTTTTCCCCATAGAGATAATAGTGCCATATCTTCAAGGAAAATACTACAGCTGCTAACTCCAAGTCATGTGTGGGGTAATTCTTCTCATAGATTTTTAGTTGTCTTGAAGCATAGGCAACCACCTTCCCATTTTGCATGAGCACAGCACCTAATCTATTCTTGGAAGCATCTGTGCAAACTATAAAATTTCCTACCTCAGCTAGAATTGTAAGTACAAGGGCAGTTATCAAGCTTCTCTTCAACTCTTCAAAACTTCCAGCACATTTATCGGTCCACACAAATTTTTAATCCTTGCGCATCAAAGTTGTAAGAGGCAGAGCAATTTAGGAGAACCCTTTGATGAACCTTCTGTAATAACCGGCAAGACCTTGAATGCTCTTGATCTTGGTCACATTGGTTGGTGCTGACCAACCCTTCACTGCTTCCACTTTAGAAGGATCGACCACAATACCCTTGGCTGAAATAATATGGCCCAAGAAAGCAATTTGACTCAGCCAGAACTCACACTTGCTTAATTTTGCAAAAAGATGATTCTTTGTTAATACTTGCAAAATTAAAGCCAAGTGTTGTTGCTGCTCCTCCTCCGTTCGAGAGTAGATCAAGATGTCTTCAATGAAGACCATAACAAACTGATCTAAATAGGGGTTAAAGACCCTATTCATCAGCTCCTTAAATACCGCTGGTGCATTTGTCAACCCAAAAGGCATCACCAGAAACTCGTAGTGCCCATAGCAAATTCTGAATGCTGTCTTCTTTACATCTTCATCCTTAACCCAAATTTAATGATAGCCGGATCTTAGATCAATTTTGGAGAAGACAGAAGCCCCTTTGATTTGGTCGAACATGTCGTTGATTTTTGGCAaaagatatttgttttttatggTTACCTTATTCAGTTCACAGTAGTCGATTCATAATCATCTCGACCCATCCATCTTCTTTACAAGAATCACTAGCGCTCCCCAAGGTGATACACTTGAATGAAGCCTTTGCTCAAATAATCTTCTAGTTGGTCTTtcaattctttcatttttgtgGGTGCCAAACGGTAAGGTACTTTCGAGATTGGAAGAGTACCAACCTTCAACGTTATGCAGAACTCCACTTCTCTAATTGGTGGCAACCTAGAGAAATCATCAGGGAACACGCTAGGATACTCCCTCACCACCAGGATGTCCTCCATTTTTGGTTGCTGTCCATTTATTATAGCATGAGCAGTAACCAACACAGTTGGAACTTTTATCTAAGGCATCTATTGAGCTTGGAACAGAAAGACCTTCACATCTTGATCGATTAGTGTCACTGTCTTCTCTTTACAATTGATTTGATCCTCGTGACGGGATAACCAgtccatttttaaaataacatcaaaTCCAGACATCTCAACAACCACAAGATATACCAATATCTTGTGATTTTGGATCTAAGTTTCACAAGTTCTAACCAACTTATTAGTTTTAAGACTAAAGCCTAATggtagataaattatatatgcaaTCTTATTTTCATCATGTTCCAAACCCAATTTTTGCACAAAATATGTAGAAACAAACGAATGA includes the following:
- the LOC124918426 gene encoding uncharacterized protein LOC124918426, whose amino-acid sequence is MNKLDKEFLGILQGESSVAEYVKKFKSGKYFAHMITRHATIELNNFLEGLNATIRRDVRLRNSSTMHETIENALMAKKDSHDIIKEAQDKRCNYQGRDYQGNQYMLSMQETRALFKGMHTEKGCSFRKSVRNDGRGGKPKYNYNYGYRSNSFIQNHKILVYLVVVEMSGFDVILKMDWLSRHEDQINCKEKTVTLIDQDVKQPKMEDILVVREYPSVFPDDFSRLPPIREVEFCITLKDEDVKKTAFRICYGHYEFLVMPFGLTNAPAVFKELMNRVFNPYLDQFVMVFIEDILIYSRTEEEQQQHLALILQVLTKNHLFAKLSKCEFWLSQIAFLGHIISAKGIVVDPSKVEAVKGWSAPTNVTKIKSIQGLAGYYRRFIKGFS